From Ipomoea triloba cultivar NCNSP0323 chromosome 5, ASM357664v1, the proteins below share one genomic window:
- the LOC116020953 gene encoding pathogenesis-related thaumatin-like protein 3.5 has translation MVFPGFILLLIRNQNTMITSWKTCLISLLFSTFFSYSSECTFTITNNCPYTIWPGTLAGSGTPQLSTTGFQLNSGQTARISCVPGWSGRIWGRTGCTFDAYGVGSCETGDCGGKLECAGIGATPPASLFEITLGKGNLKDFYDVSIVDGYNLPIVAAPLGVYGQCNATGCISNLNYGCPKELQVVGGEGGDVIACKSACEAFGLDQYCCSGEFANPSTCQPSFYSSIFKRACPRAYSYAFDDGTSTFTCKAYEYQIIFCPKKGNSATRPPPPPTYGGAPPPPPPSYGGALPPPPPSYGGAPPPPPPLYGGGLPPPPPSYGGVVIMPPPTEEESRNGKYEGGMVSSSSKTLPFPALIVIFIFSLVLQS, from the exons ATGGTTTTCCCAGGGTTCATACTCCTGTTGATCAGAAACCAGAATACTATGATAACATCCTGGAAAACATGTCTCATTTCATTGCTTTTCTCAACATTCTTTTCATACTCTTCTGAATGCACATTCACCATTACTAACAATTGTCCATATACAATATGGCCCGGCACGCTAGCCGGTTCAGGAACGCCTCAACTTTCCACAACCGGATTTCAGTTGAATTCCGGCCAGACTGCCAGGATTTCTTGTGTTCCGGGGTGGTCCGGCCGCATTTGGGGCAGGACCGGTTGTACCTTTGATGCATACGGCGTTGGCTCGTGTGAAACCGGGGACTGTGGCGGAAAGCTCGAATGCGCCGGCATCGGCGCCACTCCACCGGCTTCGCTCTTCGAGATTACCCTCGGCAAGGGAAACCTGAAAGACTTCTACGATGTCAGCATAGTCGATGGCTACAACTTGCCCATTGTCGCGGCTCCGCTAGGGGTATATGGACAATGCAATGCCACTGGATGCATTTCTAATCTCAACTATG GTTGTCCCAAGGAACTTCAAGTGGTTGGTGGAGAGGGCGGGGACGTGATTGCGTGCAAGAGCGCGTGTGAGGCGTTTGGATTGGACCAATATTGCTGCAGCGGAGAGTTTGCGAATCCATCGACTTGTCAGCCATCGTTCTATTCCAGCATCTTCAAGAGAGCTTGTCCCAGGGCTTATAGCTATGCTTTTGATGATGGAACCAGCACCTTTACCTGCAAGGCTTATGAATATCAAATCATCTTTTGCCCCAAGAA GGGTAACAGTGCAACgagacctcctcctcctccaacttATGGTGGTGCTCCTCCGCCGCCTCCTCCATCGTATGGCGGTGCTCTTCCTCCACCTCCTCCGTCTTACGGTGGTGCTCCTCCGCCTCCTCCTCCATTGTATGGTGGTGGTCTTCCTCCGCCTCCTCCGTCTTATGGTGGTGTGGTTATTATGCCTCCGCCCACTGAAGAAGAAAGCAGAAATGGGAAGTATGAAGGAGGGATGGTGTCATCTTCATCAAAGACTCTGCCCTTCCCGGCATTGATTGTCATCTTTATTTTCAGTCTGGTTTTGCAATCATAG
- the LOC116019952 gene encoding autophagy-related protein 13a-like isoform X1 has product MDTQSYPQGELGRFEQIISQFLLKSLHIVLDSRIPSMRPYGRSGELKKSDRWFNLVLGDRPAALDNLSFWHRNLMEPMIIDIMLVQDKPNSSSEPYLSSTLGGTLSETVIERWVVQYEHVRALAPQIGDSSYKKSYKKVILLLRSLYSMMRLLPAYKAFQKLSSSQSCDFDINYKVSSFSAPFSRVEEQLMKEYSFVPVEAQQGRFSISLTYRDNLSDFNLETSSSFPPQIITDYASTDPIRSFPSTTSDKDVHATVFPLRRMHSSPSTPLQHPHSWTSGLHKGPSVSPNQPYVGSPLSYRSPYELSSSPTDVYGQRISNYRLPTHHRATSSDDYQLSPPFSPSPSPSPPTYLSGGNPMKSRWRSETAPVSIPHPMIGRSSRYLSPNLSDPNRHSLPPPSPRSTKHDSSSHESPSGVRSLRKSGESSFGNTIMSQKVSRDTKDDSGRFSGLLSSSGSPRVGFSRSSSRLSFQDDLDDSDFSCPFIVDDVDTSDSQFSSQNPNVKKDSESSSSQAFLGSRKSQEAAVGALVQMLKNAPPLRQDSSCHSVKTELAGGIGAVSEFSGSRKTLDALEELKAYKELKELILSKSATRTSSVSKS; this is encoded by the exons ATGGATACACAGAGTTACCCTCAGGGTGAATTGGGAAGGTTTGAGCAAATTATTTCCCAGTTTCTTTTGAAGAGCTTGCATATAGTATTGGATTCAAGGATTCCTTCCATGCGACCATATGGACGCAGTGGAGAACTGAAAAAGAGTGACAGATGGTTCAATTTGGTGTTGGGGGATCGTCCTGCTGCTCTTGATAATTTGAGTTTTTGGCACAGGAATTTGATGGAGCCAATGATTATTGATATAATGCTGGTGCAAGACAAACCTAATTCTTCATCTGAGCCTTATTTGAGTTCCACATTGGGTGGGACATTATCAGAAACTGTTATAGAGAGGTGGGTAGTACAATATGAGCATGTGAGGGCTTTGGCACCACAAATTGGTGATTCGTCTTACAAGAAATCGTACAAAAAAGTAATTTTACTGTTGCGCTCTCTTTATTCAATGATGAGGCTCCTTCCAGCTTACAAGGCCTTCCAAAAACTATCGTCTAGTCAGAGTTGTGATTTTGATATTAATTACAAAGTATCTTCATTTAGTGCTCCATTCTCTAGGGTAGAAGAGCAGCTGATGAAAGAGTATTCTTTTGTTCCAGTTGAAGCTCAACAAGGTCGCTTTTCTATATCTCTGACATATCGTGATAATCTCTCTGATTTCAACTTGGAGACTTCCTCGTCTTTTCCGCCACAGATTATTACAGATTATGCAAGTACAGATCCTATTAGGTCATTCCCTTCCACTACATCAGATAAAGATGTTCATGCTACAGTATTTCCATTGAGACGGATGCATTCATCTCCTTCAACGCCACTACAGCACCCGCATAGTTGGACAAGTGGTCTCCACAAGGGGCCTTCTGTATCTCCAAACCAACCTTATGTAGGTTCTCCACTGTCTTATCGCTCACCTTATGAGCTGTCATCCTCACCAACTGATGTTTATGGCCAAAGGATTTCAAACTACAGATTGCCTACTCACCACAGAGCAACAAGCTCAGATGATTACCAGCTTTCACCTCCGTTCTCTCCATCTCCATCCCCATCCCCACCTACATACCTTTCAGGTGGAAATCCTATGAAGTCACGATGGCGTTCAGAAACTGCCCCAGTTAGTATCCCTCATCCAATGATTGGCAGAAGTTCTAGATACCTTTCTCCTAATTTGTCTGACCCAAATAGGCATTCACTTCCCCCTCCATCCCCCAGAAGTACAAAGCATGACTCCTCATCACATGAATCCCCGTCTGGAGTCAGGTCATTAAGGAAATCAGGGGAGTCCAGTTTTGGAAATACAATTATGAGTCAGAAG GTGTCCAGAGATACAAAAGATGACTCAGGCCGGTTCTCAGGTTTGCTATCTTCAAGTGGTTCGCCACGTGTTGGATTCTCTCGAAGTTCAAGTAGATTATCTTTCCAGGATGACTTGGATGACTCTGATTTTTCTTGCCCATTTATTGTTGACGATGTTGATACTTCTGATTCCCAATTCAG CAGCCAAAACCCTAATGTCAAGAAGGATTCagaatcttcttcttcacaagcATTTCTGGGAAGCAGAAAATCACAGGAAGCTGCTGTGGGCGCCCTTGTTCAAATGCTCAAGAATGCTCCTCCTTTACGTCAAGATTCTAGCTGCCACTCCGTAAAGACTGAACTGGCGGGAGGAATTGGCGCTGTTTCCGAGTTCTCTGGTTCTCGGAAGACTTTGGATGCATTGGAGGAGCTCAAAGCTTACAAAGAGTTGAAGGAACTTATTCTTTCCAAGAGTGCAACCAGAACCAGCTCAGTCAGCAAGAGCTAA
- the LOC116019952 gene encoding autophagy-related protein 13a-like isoform X2 — MDTQSYPQGELGRFEQIISQFLLKSLHIVLDSRIPSMRPYGRSGELKKSDRWFNLVLGDRPAALDNLSFWHRNLMEPMIIDIMLVQDKPNSSSEPYLSSTLGGTLSETVIERWVVQYEHVRALAPQIGDSSYKKSYKKVILLLRSLYSMMRLLPAYKAFQKLSSSQSCDFDINYKVSSFSAPFSRVEEQLMKEYSFVPVEAQQGRFSISLTYRDNLSDFNLETSSSFPPQIITDYASTDPIRSFPSTTSDKDVHATVFPLRRMHSSPSTPLQHPHSWTSGLHKGPSVSPNQPYVGSPLSYRSPYELSSSPTDVYGQRISNYRLPTHHRATSSDDYQLSPPFSPSPSPSPPTYLSGGNPMKSRWRSETAPVSIPHPMIGRSSRYLSPNLSDPNRHSLPPPSPRSTKHDSSSHESPSGVRSLRKSGESSFGNTIMSQKVSRDTKDDSGRFSGLLSSSGSPRVGFSRSSSRLSFQDDLDDSDFSCPFIVDDVDTSDSQFSQNPNVKKDSESSSSQAFLGSRKSQEAAVGALVQMLKNAPPLRQDSSCHSVKTELAGGIGAVSEFSGSRKTLDALEELKAYKELKELILSKSATRTSSVSKS, encoded by the exons ATGGATACACAGAGTTACCCTCAGGGTGAATTGGGAAGGTTTGAGCAAATTATTTCCCAGTTTCTTTTGAAGAGCTTGCATATAGTATTGGATTCAAGGATTCCTTCCATGCGACCATATGGACGCAGTGGAGAACTGAAAAAGAGTGACAGATGGTTCAATTTGGTGTTGGGGGATCGTCCTGCTGCTCTTGATAATTTGAGTTTTTGGCACAGGAATTTGATGGAGCCAATGATTATTGATATAATGCTGGTGCAAGACAAACCTAATTCTTCATCTGAGCCTTATTTGAGTTCCACATTGGGTGGGACATTATCAGAAACTGTTATAGAGAGGTGGGTAGTACAATATGAGCATGTGAGGGCTTTGGCACCACAAATTGGTGATTCGTCTTACAAGAAATCGTACAAAAAAGTAATTTTACTGTTGCGCTCTCTTTATTCAATGATGAGGCTCCTTCCAGCTTACAAGGCCTTCCAAAAACTATCGTCTAGTCAGAGTTGTGATTTTGATATTAATTACAAAGTATCTTCATTTAGTGCTCCATTCTCTAGGGTAGAAGAGCAGCTGATGAAAGAGTATTCTTTTGTTCCAGTTGAAGCTCAACAAGGTCGCTTTTCTATATCTCTGACATATCGTGATAATCTCTCTGATTTCAACTTGGAGACTTCCTCGTCTTTTCCGCCACAGATTATTACAGATTATGCAAGTACAGATCCTATTAGGTCATTCCCTTCCACTACATCAGATAAAGATGTTCATGCTACAGTATTTCCATTGAGACGGATGCATTCATCTCCTTCAACGCCACTACAGCACCCGCATAGTTGGACAAGTGGTCTCCACAAGGGGCCTTCTGTATCTCCAAACCAACCTTATGTAGGTTCTCCACTGTCTTATCGCTCACCTTATGAGCTGTCATCCTCACCAACTGATGTTTATGGCCAAAGGATTTCAAACTACAGATTGCCTACTCACCACAGAGCAACAAGCTCAGATGATTACCAGCTTTCACCTCCGTTCTCTCCATCTCCATCCCCATCCCCACCTACATACCTTTCAGGTGGAAATCCTATGAAGTCACGATGGCGTTCAGAAACTGCCCCAGTTAGTATCCCTCATCCAATGATTGGCAGAAGTTCTAGATACCTTTCTCCTAATTTGTCTGACCCAAATAGGCATTCACTTCCCCCTCCATCCCCCAGAAGTACAAAGCATGACTCCTCATCACATGAATCCCCGTCTGGAGTCAGGTCATTAAGGAAATCAGGGGAGTCCAGTTTTGGAAATACAATTATGAGTCAGAAG GTGTCCAGAGATACAAAAGATGACTCAGGCCGGTTCTCAGGTTTGCTATCTTCAAGTGGTTCGCCACGTGTTGGATTCTCTCGAAGTTCAAGTAGATTATCTTTCCAGGATGACTTGGATGACTCTGATTTTTCTTGCCCATTTATTGTTGACGATGTTGATACTTCTGATTCCCAATTCAG CCAAAACCCTAATGTCAAGAAGGATTCagaatcttcttcttcacaagcATTTCTGGGAAGCAGAAAATCACAGGAAGCTGCTGTGGGCGCCCTTGTTCAAATGCTCAAGAATGCTCCTCCTTTACGTCAAGATTCTAGCTGCCACTCCGTAAAGACTGAACTGGCGGGAGGAATTGGCGCTGTTTCCGAGTTCTCTGGTTCTCGGAAGACTTTGGATGCATTGGAGGAGCTCAAAGCTTACAAAGAGTTGAAGGAACTTATTCTTTCCAAGAGTGCAACCAGAACCAGCTCAGTCAGCAAGAGCTAA
- the LOC116019728 gene encoding nucleolar GTP-binding protein 1-like — protein sequence MVQYNFKKITVVPNGKDFVDIILSRTQRQTPTVVHKGYAISRIRQFYMRKVKYTQQNFHDKLSTIIDEFPRLDDIHPFYGDLLHVLYNKDHYKLALGQINTARNLISKIAKDYVKMLKYADSLYRCKSLKISALGRMCTVIKRITPSLAYLEQIRQHMARLPSIDPNTRTILICGYPNVGKSSFINKITRADVDVQPYAFTTKSLFVGHTDYKYLRYQVIDTPGILDRPFEDRNIIEMCSITALAHLRAAVLFFLDISGSCGYSIEQQAALFHSIKSLFLNKPLIIVCNKTDLQPMEGISEEDRKLVMEMKEEAMKTVIGQGGEATDDQGVLLTMSTLTEEGVIAVKNAACERLLDQRVEVKMKSKKLNDCLNRFHVAMPKPRDQKERPPCIPQAVLEAKAREAEADAEKEKRKLERDLENENGGAGVYSAKLSKHYILADESWKDEIMPEILDGHNVYDFIDPDILQRVEELEKEEGLRQEQEDDFEMDGGAELTPEEQQALAEIRRRKSILIQQHRIKKSTAESRPTVPRKFDKDKEFTSERMGRQLSSLGLDPSLAINRVRSKSRGRKRERSVGPTEGVEAMDVDDNTPNKKLRLRSTSRSRSKSRPPGEVVPGEGFKDSAQKSKALNLFKKSAKKRNKDARRGEADRTIPTLKPKHLFSGKRGNGKTQRR from the coding sequence ATGGTGCAGTATAATTTTAAGAAGATCACTGTTGTTCCCAATGGGAAGGATTTTGTTGATATCATTCTCTCTCGCACACAGCGGCAAACACCTACTGTTGTTCATAAGGGCTATGCAATATCCCGTATTCGTCAGTTTTATATGCGCAAAGTGAAATACACCCAACAGAATTTCCATGATAAACTTTCCACCATCATTGATGAGTTCCCCAGGCTTGATGATATCCATCCTTTCTATGGTGACCTTCTTCACGTGCTCTACAACAAAGATCATTACAAGCTTGCACTTGGCCAAATAAATACTGCACGGAACTTGATTTCTAAGATTGCTAAGGATTATGTAAAAATGTTGAAGTATGCTGATTCACTATATCGTTGCAAGTCTTTGAAGATTTCTGCATTGGGCCGCATGTGTACTGTGATAAAGCGCATCACGCCCAGTCTAGCTTATCTTGAGCAGATCAGGCAGCATATGGCAAGGTTACCTTCAATTGATCCAAATACTAGGACAATCTTGATCTGTGGGTACCCTAATGTTGGTAAGAGCTCATTCATTAACAAAATTACAAGAGCAGATGTGGATGTGCAGCCATATGCTTTCACCACAAAGTCCTTGTTTGTTGGTCATACTGACTACAAATACCTGAGGTATCAAGTTATTGACACTCCGGGGATATTGGATAGGCCGTTTGAGGACCGTAATATCATTGAAATGTGCAGTATTACAGCTCTAGCGCATCTTAGAGCTGCCGTGTTGTTTTTCCTAGACATTTCTGGGTCTTGTGGCTACAGCATTGAACAACAAGCTGCCTTATTTCACAGCATCAAGTCTCTCTTTCTGAACAAACCCTTGATCATAGTTTGCAACAAAACTGATTTGCAGCCTATGGAAGGGATTTCTGAGGAAGACAGGAAACTAGTCATGGAGATGAAAGAAGAAGCTATGAAGACTGTGATTGGCCAAGGCGGTGAAGCAACGGACGACCAAGGAGTGCTTTTGACTATgagtactttgactgaggaagGCGTGATTGCGGTGAAGAATGCTGCTTGTGAAAGGTTGTTGGATCAAAGGGTTGAAGTTAAGATGAAATCAAAGAAGTTAAATGACTGCCTAAACCGCTTTCATGTTGCAATGCCAAAGCCTCGTGATCAGAAAGAAAGGCCTCCATGTATACCTCAGGCTGTGTTGGAAGCTAAAGCTAGGGAAGCGGAGGCAGATGCAGAGAAAGAAAAGAGGAAGCTTGAAAGGGATCTGGAGAATGAGAATGGAGGTGCAGGTGTATACTCTGCTAAATTGAGTAAGCACTATATCTTGGCAGATGAGTCTTGGAAGGATGAAATAATGCCAGAGATTCTTGATGGGCACAATGTGTATGATTTTATTGACCCTGATATCTTACAAAGGGTTGAGGAATTGGAGAAAGAAGAAGGCCTTCGGCAGGAGCAAGAAGATGATTTTGAGATGGATGGTGGTGCTGAGCTGACCCCTGAAGAACAACAAGCATTGGCTGAAATTaggagaaggaaaagtataCTCATTCAACAGCACAGGATTAAGAAGAGTACAGCGGAGAGCCGACCAACCGTACCCAGGAAATTTGACAAGGACAAGGAATTCACTTCAGAGAGAATGGGAAGGCAGTTGTCTTCTCTGGGTCTTGATCCAAGTCTTGCAATCAACAGAGTTCGTAGCAAATCCAGGGGCCGAAAGAGGGAAAGATCAGTTGGCCCCACTGAGGGTGTGGAAGCAATGGATGTAGATGATAACACTCCCAATAAAAAATTGCGCCTAAGGTCTACATCTAGGTCAAGGTCCAAGTCACGGCCTCCAGGTGAAGTGGTACCAGGGGAGGGCTTCAAGGACTCTGCACAGAAGTCAAAGGCACTAAATCTGTTTAAGAAATCTGCAAAGAAGAGGAACAAGGATGCTCGCCGTGGAGAAGCTGATAGAACGATCCCTACTCTGAAACCAAAACACTTGTTCTCTGGCAAGCGCGGTAATGGCAAAACGCAAAGGCGCTAA
- the LOC116019572 gene encoding cell division cycle 20.1, cofactor of APC complex-like codes for MDAGLRNSASSNKTESRLPLHEQYLQRKKSRENLDRFIPNRSAMDFDFAHYMVTGGMKGKENPATSSPSRETYRKQLAEVLNMNRTRILAFKNKPPTPVEGIPSEFTSAACQAKPVKPRRHIPQTSERTLDAPDIVDDYYLNLLDWGSSNVLSIALGSTVYLWDASDGSTSELVTIDDENGPVTSVKWAPDGRHIAVGLNNSDVQLWDTTANRLLRTLRGGHQSRVGALDWNNHILTTGGMDGLINNNDVRIRAPIVETYRGHHQEVCGLKWSASGQQLASGGNDNLLHIWDRSTASSNSSTQWLHRLEDHTAAVKALAWCPFQGNLLASGGGGSDRCIKFWNTHTGACVNSVDTGSQVCALLWNKNERELLSSHGFTQNQLTLWKYPSMVKMAELTGHTSRVLFMAQSPDGCTVASAAGDETLRFWNVFGTPEVAKQAPKSNPEPFAHVNRIR; via the exons ATGGATGCAGGATTGAGGAACTCCGCTTCATCTAACAAGACTGAATCCCGTCTTCCTCTTCACGAGCAATATCTGCAAAGGAAAAAGTCTCGTGAAAAT TTGGATAGGTTCATTCCTAATAGATCTGCAATGGACTTTGACTTTGCCCATTATATGGTGACGGGAGGGATGAAAGGTAAGGAAAATCCAGCCACCAGCTCACCGTCCAGGGAAACATATAGAAAACAGCTAGCTGAGGTCCTTAACATGAACCGGACACGGATACTTGCTTTCAAGAACAAACCACCCACCCCTGTGGAGGGCATTCCAAGTGAGTTCACTTCTGCTGCTTGCCAGGCCAAACCAGTTAAACCCAGGCGTCACATTCCTCAG ACTTCTGAGAGGACTTTGGATGCTCCAGACATTGTCGATGATTACTACTTGAATCTATTAGATTGGGGCAGCAGCAATGTTCTTTCTATTGCTCTGGGTAGTACTGTTTACCTGTGGGATGCATCTGATGGTAGCACTTCCGAACTGGTCAcaattgatgatgaaaatggtCCTGTTACAAGTGTTAAATGGGCTCCAGACGGGAGGCATATTGCTGTTGGCTTGAACAACTCTGATGTGCAGCTTTGGGATACCACAGCTAACCGATTG TTGAGAACTTTGAGAGGTGGCCACCAATCACGAGTCGGTGCCCTTGACTGGAACAACCATATTCTGACTACCGGTGGAATGGATGGTTTGATTAACAACAATGATGTCCGAATTAGAGCACCTATTGTAGAAACATATAGAGGACATCATCAAGAAGTCTGTGGCCTAAAATGGTCTGCCTCTGGCCAGCAGTTGGCTAGTGGAGGAAATGATAATCTCCTCCACATATGGGACAGATCAACAGCTTCTTCCAACTCCTCGACACAGTGGCTTCACAGGCTTGAGGATCACACTGCTGCTGTTAAGGCGCTTGCTTGGTGTCCATTTCAGGGTAATTTGCTGGCCTCCGGTGGAGGTGGAAGTGACAGGTGCATAAAGTTCTGGAATACCCATACTGGTGCTTGCGTGAATTCAGTTGACACAGGATCACAGGTCTGTGCACTGCTCTGGAACAAGAATGAGCGTGAACTGCTAAGCTCACATGGATTTACTCAGAACCAGCTTACCCTCTGGAAATACCCATCAATGGTAAAGATGGCAGAGCTTACTGGACATACATCCCGAGTTCTTTTCATGGCTCAG AGTCCAGATGGTTGCACAGTTGCTTCTGCAGCAGGAGATGAAACACTGAGATTCTGGAATGTTTTTGGAACCCCTGAAGTAGCAAAACAGGCACCAAAATCAAATCCAGAGCCCTTCGCTCATGTCAACCGAATTCGCTGA
- the LOC116019573 gene encoding cell division cycle 20.1, cofactor of APC complex-like produces MDAGLRNSASSNKTQSRFPLQEEYLQRKTSRENLDRFIPNRSAMDFDYAHYMVTKGKENPDTLSPSREAYRKQLAEALNMNRTRILAFKNKPPTPVEGITNEFSSAAYQAKPMKPKRHIPQTSERTLDAPDIVDDYYLNLLDWGSSNVLSIALGSTVYLWDASDGITSELVTIDDENGPVTSVKWAPDGKHIAIGLNNSDVQLWDTTANRLLRTLRGGHQSRVGALDWNNHILTTGGMDGLINNNDVRVRAPIVETYRGHHQEVCGLKWSASGQQLASGGNDNLLHIWDRSTASSNSSTQWLHRLEDHTAAVKALAWCPFQGNLLASGGGGGDRCIKFWNTHTGACVNSVDTGSQVCALLWSKNERELLSSHGFTQNQLTLWKYPSMVKMAELTGHTSRVLFMAQSPDGCTVASAAGDETLRFWNVFGTPEVAKQAPKSNPEPFAHINRIR; encoded by the exons ATGGATGCAGGATTAAGGAACTCTGCTTCTTCAAACAAGACTCAATCCCGTTTTCCTCTTCAGGAGGAGTATCTTCAGAGAAAAACTTCCCGCGAAAAT tTGGATAGGTTTATTCCAAATAGATCAGCAATGGATTTCGACTATGCACATTATATGGTGACGAAAGGTAAGGAAAATCCAGACACCCTCTCACCATCCAGAGAGGCATATAGAAAGCAGCTCGCGGAGGCCTTGAACATGAACAGGACACGGATCCTTGCATTTAAGAACAAACCACCCACCCCTGTGGAGGGCATCACAAATGAGTTTTCTTCTGCTGCTTACCAGGCCAAACCAATGAAACCCAAGCGCCACATTCCTCAG ACCTCTGAGAGGACTTTGGATGCTCCAGATATTGTGGATGATTATTACTTGAATCTATTAGATTGGGGCAGCAGCAATGTTCTTTCTATAGCTTTGGGTAGTACTGTTTACCTGTGGGATGCATCTGATGGCATCACTTCCGAACTGGTCAcaattgatgatgaaaatggtCCTGTTACAAGTGTTAAATGGGCTCCAGATGGGAAGCATATTGCTATTGGCTTGAACAACTCTGACGTGCAGCTTTGGGATACCACAGCTAACCGATTG TTGAGAACTTTGAGAGGCGGCCACCAATCACGAGTAGGTGCCCTTGACTGGAACAACCATATACTGACCACAGGCGGAATGGATGGTCTTATTAATAACAATGATGTCCGAGTGAGAGCACCTATCGTAGAAACATATAGAGGGCATCATCAAGAAGTCTGTGGCCTGAAATGGTCTGCCTCAGGCCAGCAGTTGGCTAGTGGAGGAAATGATAATCTCCTCCACATATGGGACAGATCAACTGCTTCTTCCAACTCCTCGACGCAGTGGCTTCACAGGCTTGAGGATCACACAGCTGCTGTTAAGGCCCTTGCTTGGTGTCCATTTCAGGGTAACTTGCTGGCCTCTGGTGGAGGTGGAGGCGATAGGTGCATAAAGTTCTGGAATACCCATACTGGTGCTTGCGTGAACTCAGTTGATACAGGGTCACAGGTCTGTGCACTGCTTTGGAGCAAGAATGAGCGTGAATTGCTAAGCTCTCATGGGTTTACTCAGAATCAGCTTACTCTCTGGAAATACCCATCAATGGTTAAGATGGCAGAGCTTACTGGACATACATCCCGAGTTCTTTTCATGGCTCAG AGTCCGGATGGTTGCACAGTGGCTTCTGCAGCAGGAGATGAAACACTGAGATTCTGGAATGTTTTCGGAACCCCGGAAGTGGCAAAACAGGCTCCAAAGTCAAATCCTGAGCCATTCGCTCACATCAACCGAATTCGCTGA